A portion of the Hoplias malabaricus isolate fHopMal1 chromosome 1, fHopMal1.hap1, whole genome shotgun sequence genome contains these proteins:
- the LOC136687265 gene encoding calponin-3-like has product MTQFNKGPAYGLSAEVKSKIAQKYDPQKEEELRYWIEEVTGMPIGENFQLGLKDGVILCELINKLQPGSIRKINHSKLNWHKLENLGNFIKAILAYGLKPTDVFEANDLFENGNMTQVQTTLLALASMAKTKGLDTKIDIGVKYADKQQRSFDDEKLKAGHCVIGLQMGTNKCASQAGMTAYGTRRHLYDPKTQADKPYDQTTISLQMGTNKGASQAGMAAPGTRRDIYDQKVAQQPMDNSTISLQMGTNKAASQKGMSVYGLGRQIYDPKYCPSSTEQGLHSNGSQGTRTNSETSDTDYQAEYQGEYQHEYQPQYQDEYRGHYDQGIDY; this is encoded by the exons ATTGCTCAGAAATACGACCCCCAGAAGGAGGAGGAGCTCCGCTACTGGATCGAGGAAGTGACAGGGATGCCGATTGGAGAGAACTTCCAGTTGGGGCTGAAGGATGGGGTCATCCTCTGCGA GCTGATCAATAAGCTCCAGCCTGGCTCTATAAGGAAAATCAACCACTCCAAACTTAACTGGCACAAG CTGGAGAACCTGGGGAACTTCATCAAAGCCATTCTCGCATATGGCCTGAAGCCAACTGACGTGTTTGAAGCCAATGACCTGTTTGAGAACGGGAACATGACCCAAGTCCAGACAACTCTGCTTGCCCTCGCAAGCATG gCAAAGACCAAAGGCCTGGACACCAAGATTGATATCGGTGTGAAGTACGCAGACAAACAGCAGCGGAGTTTTGATGATGAGAAATTGAAGGCAGGCCACTGTGTTATCGGTTTACAG ATGGGTACAAATAAATGTGCCAGTCAGGCTGGAATGACAGCGTATGGGACCAGGAGGCATCTTTACGACCCCAAGACCCAGGCAGACAAGCCCTACGACCAGACCACAATCAGTCTGCAAATGGGTACCAACAAAGGAGCGAGTCAG GCCGGAATGGCAGCCCCAGGCACCAGGAGGGACATCTATGACCAGAAAGTGGCTCAGCAGCCAATGGACAACTCCACCATCTCACTGCAGATGGGCACCAACAAGGCGGCATCCCAAAAGGGGATGAGTGTCTATGGCCTGGGCCGGCAGATTTACGACCCCAAGTACTGCCCCTCATCCACAGAGCAAGGCCTCCACTCCAATGGCAGCCAGGGGACTCGCACCAATTCAGAGACCAGCGATACTGACTACCAGGCCGAGTACCAGGGGGAATACCAGCACGAGTACCAGCCGCAGTACCAGGACGAGTACCGGGGCCACTACGACCAAGGCATTGATTACTAG
- the LOC136687258 gene encoding uncharacterized protein, with translation MAEKALENEVMDEESFFLENICASSIKVFTVLQSLRNDQLHMLEAQSGESISRELLNRVIVGGKNIVKIVCHIVSLKLEEILDIECQRIYPASLDSCFTESLSALRKSEAVAGSYSHLEALFGITEQTVLRSVQERMKKCVFGGFSNCPQLTAALVSEVIHAINAAVQKTMVKEAWGCSKPLFCRHPFKSCTQTGNELVSSVMARVEDLIQEQAAGNSGAPETDMKAAVAEVLWAIKDQIRESETSEEAMFSLDLIEFILNNTLMVKDQERSCSPASDRSWSSDCSDLDCQSVELPDFASEFEHTTEEEGKSWVILRKQGHDDRDRVLMSTLVDTVLKGLGLKGTGYVNTLQNTCAAYRRLQDLINEGCTSTFFLEIDEKVQDAVTQRMTSLRNILESVSARKNLLNSIAGEFMADFADEISTCLFLSLFVPRPDSSDSDNKSLATTCSTTPEGYSSEKYSSEVSDDKAPQKTSNNIDSKPVISWAALTLCIQTILRRIQEVASTDVQKSQLAAVIEQHILNLTYSVWTILDLATVVRLVEDEHTLPELHHSIVDEAYEELLNRMGSVSDLVEAVYTRSELLCRSLAVSIMRAILRADPKYICPPGDAPETPAFMSSPSHDPVSLLLLCILARSEPAPVGCCWKKRSSNSQKEDLMERVLLEVSTDSGSERIQTALRGTFDELRQRFGEEGLLRMVMNPHDSSVTRALTRALDKLLGGSRAEGEPEDAKKTTKKLRNIFSSLRKLSLFKTKSKDGKKSGSEDGDPDELPSCSTQNAAPSQEKKQKKESIFSRMFSSFRKPAA, from the exons ATGGCAGAGAAAGCACTTGAAAACGAAGTGATGGATGAGGAAAGTTTTTTCTTGGAGAACATCTGTGCTTCATCTATCAAAGTCTTCACTGTCCTTCAGAGCCTGAGGAACGA TCAGTTACACATGCTGGAGGCCCAGAGCGGTGAATCA ATTTCAAGGGAGCTGCTCAACAGAGTGATTGTGGGAGGGAAGAATATCGTCAAAATCGTATGCCATATAGTCAGCCTGAAGCTGGAGGAGATTCTGGACATCGAGTGTCAGAGGATTTACCCCGCGAGCCTCGACTCCTGCTTCACAGAGTCATTATCTGCCCTGAGAAA GTCTGAAGCAGTAGCGGGGTcctacagtcacctggaggctCTGTTTGGAATTACAGAGCAGACAGTCCTGAGGAGCGTCCAGGAAAGAatgaagaagtgtgtgtttggaggtttCTCCAACTGCCCCCAGCTGACCGCGGCTCTGGTCAGCGAGGTCATCCATGCGATTAATGCCGCCGTCCAGAAGACCATGGTCAAAGAGGCTTGGGGATGTTCTAAGCCCCTGTTCTGCAGACACCCGTTTAAGTCCTGCACACAGACGGGTAACGAGCTCGTTTCCTCAGTCATGGCCAGGGTTGAGGATCTGATCCAGGAGCAGGCGGCAGGTAACAGCGGAGCCCCAGAGACAGACATGAAAGCAGCTGTTGCTGAAGTTCTCTGGGCGATCAAAGACCAGATCAGAGAGTCTGAGACTTCGGAGGAAGCCATGTTCTCTCTCGACCTCATCGAGTTCATCCTGAACAACACCCTGATGGTCAAAGATCAGGAGAGGAGCTGCTCCCCGGCATCAGACAGAAGCTGGTCCTCCGACTGCAGTGATCTGGACTGCCAGAGCGTGGAACTCCCTGATTTCGCCTCTGAGTTTGAGCATACGACAGAGGAAGAGGGCAAATCCTGGGTCATCCTCAGGAAGCAGGGACACGACGACAGAGACAGGGTGTTGATGTCCACTCTAgtggacactgtactgaaaggCCTTGGACTGAAAGGCACTGGTTACGTCAACACCCTGCAGAACACGTGCGCTGCGTATAGGAGGCTGCAGGACCTGATTAACGAGGGCTGCACCAGCACTTTCTTCCTGGAGATTGATGAGAAGGTGCAGGACGCTGTGACCCAGAGAATGACATCTCTCAGGAACATCTTGGAGTCTGTTTCAGCCAGAAAAAATCTTCTTAACTCCATCGCGGGAGAATTCATGGCTGACTTTGCTGACGAGATTTCAACATGTTTGTTCTTGTCTCTCTTCGTCCCACGCCCCGATTCTTCCGACTCTGACAATAAGAGTCTGGCCACAACCTGCAGTACCACTCCAGAGGGTTACAGCAGTGAGAAGTACAGCTCTGAAGTTTCAGACGATAAAGCACCACAGAAAACGTCCAACAACATTGATTCCAAACCTGTGATCTCCTGGGCAGCTCTCACTCTCTGCATCCAAACAATACTGCGCAGGATCCAAGAGGTGGCGTCCACTGATGTCCAGAAATCTCAGCTCGCAGCAGTTATAGAGCAGCACATCCTGAATCTGACCTACTCAGTGTGGACAATTCTGGATTTGGCCACTGTGGTCAGACTCGTGGAGGATGAGCATACTCTCCCAGAGCTCCACCACTCCATCGTCGACGAAGCTTATGAGGAGCTTCTGAACAGAATGGGGTCTGTGTCTGATCTGGTGGAGGCTGTGTACACCCGGAGCGAGCTTCTGTGCAGATCCCTCGCCGTCTCCATCATGAGGGCCATTTTACGAGCGGACCCTAAATATATATGCCCTCCAGGGGACGCTCCTGAAACCCCCGCCTTCATGAGCAGCCCGAGCCACGACCCGGTGTCTCTGCTGCTCCTTTGCATCCTGGCTCGTTCAGAACCAGCTCCAGTGGGCTGCTGCTGGAAGAAAAGGAGCTCCAACAGTCAGAAAGAAGACCTTATGGAGAGGGTTCTGCTGGAGGTCTCCACAGACTCTGGCTCTGAGAGGATACAGACAGCTCTCAGAGGGACTTTTGATGAGCTCCGTCAGAGGTTCGGTGAGGAGGGGTTACTGCGCATGGTGATGAACCCTCACGACTCCAGCGTGACCCGCGCTCTGACACGGGCTTTGGATAAGCTTCTCGGAGGTTCACGGGCTGAGGGTGAACCCGAGGACGCGAAAAAGACGACGAAGAAACTGAGGAACATCTTCTCCAGCCTTAGGAAACTCAGCCTCTTCAAGACG AAAAGCAAAGACGGAAAGAAGTCCGGATCGGAGGATGGTGACCCGGATGAATTACCCAGCTGCTCCACACAAA ACGCAGCCCCTTCCCAAGAGAAAAAGCAGAAGAAAGAATCCATCTTCTCCAGGATGTTCTCCTCCTTTCGTAAACCGGCTGCTTAA